ccgcactaaatcgatgtttgattttttgagaaaggtattgtacagatagatttttccgccaaatacagatatttggaaaaaaacagttgacagcactggttGGTAGTTTGAGTTGATCGCTGAGATCCCACATCGACTTACCAAGTCAACATTTTGAATGTATATGATattgaaattatgttttgttaATTCCGATTGTTGATGAAAGTTTGAAAACATTTAATTTCGTCGTTGTAGAGTGATATGAATATTGAGCACTCATTTAATTTCTtataaaacttataaaaccataaacaaataacaatatttttataacaaattttcattgtaaaatttcaccataagtgaatacagatagggtaacagaggtatctTGGCCacctcatatattttggcccacctaacaaccTTTATGGAttgaatcgatgttaagtaacccatgttgcatccatttgaagctaatcacattaaataacctattgcggaagggtttttcagagatattacaacatttggtggatatttttacaaagtgggccaaaatacctgtgtTACCCtatatcagaccctgtcagcttagagcgaaatcaatcttcagttcaacaacgccatcgcacggcatcacattcaacatatcatatcaattgtatgggtgcgcagccctgctattttggcgcgcacgaatttgacatttctctcccctacttctatgtatgagattcgatgcggactcaccagagggcgacatgctcgcaaaaaaggatgttgccaatgatttattcgggaaatgtgagagctggatatcttgttaatatgatgtctttgcctatatacagatttttcattctgcacgctgccaaaaaattacctaattttaagtacttttcactcaatagaggggttgtgtgcaggaagccaattttgggtaaaatggggtttacttatttttgagtaaaagcatcaatagtactgattaggttgaaactacgcaagcgatataaaaatcaacttgggtaatttgatttcagttttcgttcgatggtttgaaaaataaaacgcaaACAATTAAGTCAACTAtgattactttatttatttaatatttatctTTTCACATATTTCAACAATGTAATTATGTTCAGATGGTTTGTTACCGTTACatttacaaaattcagaatgggtaataaaattaaatcacaCTTATGGGAATTCATATTCATTGTACTTTGCAATTGGAGCTGCAACAGTATTAAATCTACAGACTATATAATTGAACTGCCAAGGCTGCTCTATTGAGCTGCTGGAACTGCACCGTTGAGCGATCGAACGCATCTCAATATCTTCCATCGCCTGAAATGATATTGCGGTGTAAttattgttttaaaaagaaattatacaaaGCTACTCACACTGCGATTGATGATAATCATTGAATTATTCTCCTAAAACCGgcaattttacaaaataatttcactcacttcaaatctgaccgatagtttctgcgatgcaacacacaaaattttttcacccaacagcaacttattgaagtaaactacactgttgagtgaaaactactcaatcgatacagtacttttcacccaacaattaaaaacatgcttgattacttcatgttaggtgaatttaagcaaagacatcatattaacaagatatccagctctcagatttcccgaacaaatcattggcaacatccttttttgcgagcatgtcgccctcaggtgagtccgcatcgaatctcatacatagaagtaggggagagaaatgtcaaattcgtgcgcgccaaagtagcagggctgtgcacccacacaattgacataacatgttgaatgagacgccgtgcgatggcgttgctgaactgaagattgagatcgctccaagctgacagggtctgatttaaGTCAACCGTTGGGCTTTTTTTGGCAGCGTGTGGGTAATactgattttctatgaaaatatctggcatctctgcatccgatgatcatattttttcagtgtatcttCGGAAATGTCAATTGAtagttaactattttttttccttccatcGAATATTGGTTTTGTATACAAGAACACGAAAGCAGAAAAAGTGAAGTGAAAAATCGAAATTGCCTGAATTCTAGTTTATTTAATAATAGTTCCTATCCAAAATCTGATAAAGCTTGTCGCAATATTTGAAAGGATATCATTGATGTGCTGATTTGTACTGTTCGGCAAGAGCCAGCATGAAATCTGCGACGTCAGTGGCTGTCTGGGCTGCtttattcattttgtttacGAAATGCATCGATGGTCGAAGACATCATTTGGAAGTGCGGGTGAGTATATATTTTCGTGGTCAAGCTTCTTAACAGTTTCACCTGTGCTTACAATCACCTCAACAGGATGACGTTAGAAGATACATACCCTTGAGCACATTTGGTTTCTATTCGGGAGGAATCTTAGACGTAAAGGTGTCCGATTTTCGAGTCGTACCTGGTTCGGAGGAAAATGTTGTATGTTGTCTAAAATCTCTTGTTTAGTGAGCATTGTTAAAATCTGACGCTATTTGCAGTTTGGGCTCTCATTGGACAGAACATTGTCGGATGCAATGAATCCATATCTAGATACTCATCAGGAGAACTGCATCCTACGAGAACCAATTAGTTCACTGCGAAGTGGCCCAATTGTGTTTTTCATCATGGATATCAAACATGAAGTGTAATTGGTTTCAGGTTTATAATGTTTCATCGTTTGTTAATACTTCTGCTATGGTTTCAGGGTTCATTTGAACTGTTCAAACGAGTGGCAAAATGCTCACATCTACAAAgaccgtaaagcaattccagcaCTTCGTTTGAAGCGTCAATCGTTCGCCAAAGTTAGCGATTCCAAGTCGATGTATATGCAACGACGAAAACGGGAAGGTAAGATTGTTGCTAGAATAAGTGGAATTTGTTTTACGAATAGTTGCATGTTTCATTCATAGATCAAGCCGCAACAGTTCAGACATCGGTTTGTCATAATAATTATTTGAcactcaactgtgaaaagaaggATGGTTTCAAAATCTGCTGGTTTAATGTAAGATTTCCATGCTGTGACAATCATTGATACTTATTTGTAATGTTTAATTTTAGTTTGCCGTTTATGTGGCAAGTAAAGCCGAGGAGGGATTATACAACTTGTACTTCCATAGCTGCCCGAATTACGATTTGAACAATTTGTATCCTCTGCAATTCGATGTCACCATTGAAGAAAACAACAGTGGAAACTTTTTGTCTGCCGGCGAAATGCCGCTACCGGCGTTGTActttatgatgtctttgctcttCTTCTTGTCAGGCCTGTTCTGGGTGTTTATTCTGAAGAAGAGCAAACACCCGGTGTTCAAAATTCACTATCTGATGGCGGTGCTGGTGTTTCTAAAATCACTGTCGCTGATGTTTCATGCCATCAATTATCATTTCATCGAAACGCAGGGAGAACATGTGGAAGCTTGGGCTATTCTGTACTACATTACTCACCTGTAAGTCAGCAGGAGTTTTTTCTATCGATAGGGCATTATGAAATTTGGTTTTACAGGTTGAAAGGAGCCGTTCTGTTCATTACCATTGTGCTAATTGGCACCGGCTGGACTTTTATCAAACAAATTCTTGCGGATAAGGACAAAAAGTTGTTTATGATTGTGATTCCGCTGCAGGTTCTGGCAAACGTAGCAGAGATAATCATAGCCGAGAGTGAGGAAGGTGACAAAGAGCACAGTACCTGGCGAGACATTTTCATCCTGGTGGATTTGCTGTGCTGTGGAGCAATTCTATTTCCGGTGGTTTGGTCAATAAGGCATTTGCAAGAAGCCGCGGGAACTGACGGGAAGGCGGCGATTAATTTACGAAAATTGAAACTGTTTCGGCAGTTCTATATTATGATTGTTTGTTACATCTATTTCACAAGaattattgtttatttattgaAGGTAAATGTTCGTCACTGATCCGAAGTTCAAATAAAgtcatttttcttcattttcacaGATTACAGTCGCATTCCAGTATGCCTGGTTGGATGAGATGTTCAAAGAGATGGCGACGTACGTGTTTTTCGTACTGACGGGGTACAAATTTCGACCGGTGTCACAAAATCCGTACTTTTCGGTGTGCACCGATGAagacgatgacgacgatgaaGTTGAAATGTAAGTATCACAGAAAAGGTTTACTCCtcgattatttaccgacacattCCGATTCCAGTCTTACTCAAACGGGTCTAACCGAGGGAATCAGTAAGGTGACAAATCGTTCCCAACCTCCAACAACGATGATCCATGAAATGAATGAGGACGACCGGGAAACTTTAATTAGCAAACGTGAACCGTCTCACGAATATGATTAGGTTACATTACTCCAGCTAGTTTTACTGCTTCTAATTTAATATCTATTACTACTACCATAACCGTGATGGTCTACGAGGTATTAGCTGACTGAAGGACTGCGCTGTATTTTGTTTTGACATAATTTTTGAAGCGTaccttgaaaataaaaataatacactGAAACTTGTGTTTAGTGTGGTAAAATAGTGAGGCATGTTGCTACTTCATCTGTGATCTTGTCAGTCAGTATGCATGCGAATTTTGTTTGCGCTTCCTATTTCGTTGGATTTTATGCGTGCTATTCGATATTTTGGGATTCGGATAACTCTAAACTCTTTCTTTGGTGAGAGGAAAGAATAATTAGTCAAAAAACCGAATTGAAAACACcagatataatttttttttatcttatccTCGATACGAAAATTTGTAATAAACTCTACTTGAGAAATGCTGTTCTTTTTAATCCGCATTTAGTAACAAAACCAACCAATAAATAGCTCGTGACCAAGCATAAGTGTAACTCGgacaaatttttttatgaaatattacCCATGTATAGAgcccaaataaaatttaaagaaaTCAGCAAAACGTAGATTTAAGATGTACCGTTTATTATTGAAAGTATAacgaacattaaaaaaaacaaattgaattgaGAATACACTTCTTCCAGGATTTAGATAGTGCTGCTCGCCGTCTTAAAAAGACCATTTTGGACTACGTGAGCTACTGAATGCAGAGAAAATGTAGACAATTTATTACTTTTCACTAGTAAGCTACACCTAGTTTATTTGAAACCTAATTGAAGAAATAGTCCCAAATGGAAGAGAGAGAAAGGTGAATGTGGGCAGTGTTCCACTCTGCTATTTTTCCTTGTGGTCGATCAATCGATGAATGTATGCTGCGTCTCCATTACAGATAAGAAAGGTGAAAACATGATGCGATCCTTGAAATTTCCTGCCAGTAAAATTAGAAGGTTGGTTGAAACTCGAGTTTCCTCTCTTGCCAGGTACTAACTATTTAGTTactgaacacgaaaagtttaatTCATTCAAGTCATTTTTTTGTGTTACAAATTTACGGTGCATCATTAGGATTCTTTCTACAGATAGGTGTATTTTTCGTCATAGAttagataatgatgatgatgatgatgatctcAGATCACTTCCCTATGAAGATGTGAGAACGAGTTATTTAGTAGCGTTTCCGTTCTTAAATTGTTTCTGTGCTGGTGCAGAATAGTAAAAAACGTTCTAATTACATTAGATTTGTTATTATCCTCTAATTACGTGGCATCACACGCTGATGGATTGAATCGTAAGAAGCGGTCAAGATTGATGTTGGATCTTATAATGTTTTTATCTGTTTATTTCAATCTTTTAAGTTAGATTCAGACGAACTTTGTTAACCTCACTAGAACATTACAATCATACGCCACAATAGTTCCAGTGATTGATGTAGTACGTAAAAACGTTTCCATCACTATCCTCTGAGAAACGAACTGCAAACttatttatgaataaaatagtAGCAATGGAAATACCCCAGAGGCGGGACTCGAGTCCGTAAGTTAAAAATCGTGCTGCCAATTTATGTTCTTAAACACAACTCAGAGAGTTACCCAATTGGACAGATTTTCGTACATGTTCAGACTTTGCACGGCCAGCGCGTGGTTCAATTTTTCGTCCCGCTTCTGTGGTATCATCCCACATGAGAACCCCATCAAACATTCAAAAATTTGTagtaggtaatgttagagacgatattgacgtaggactgctgtcgacaaggtcactttaaaaatgcacatttattttggtacattgttccactaataaattattcatttcaagTAACATCTCATTAGAtctttgtaaaatgctttggattctgaaaagaatcgaagtttacaatttttccaactttcaacacagtggacaattatttccacgagcaaaaattcgaacaaatcggtTCCCTCTCGCTtgacgaacggcgcacaaagtaaatctgccacatgcttgtgtgcccttcccTACAGCGCTAACGTTCCGCACCGAGTTGTGGAACCCATGAACTTGGACTTCGTATGTATTAGTGGCGAAACTTATTAGGATTaaacatcgattttgaaaaaccaAATTAATGTATATGAGGAAGTCCAAATAACTCTTTGCTTGATTCTATATAAAGAtactaaaaccgatacactgaagaaggatgtaaatagcattccgaaatacgtatctgtattataacgtttgatacactttcggaaaattaATGActttgaaaatagtgactttgtgagagtgtaatgacgtgatatagtggaattcaacggtacaacaacagtactattagaactaacaatggtttggaattaaatgATTTGACCGTAATTGCGTATTATAACACCATCATTTATGGTTCTTAGAACTGACGATTTGTATATGTGTTCTTTCCGTTATgttcatactttgatgaattttccgcacttgttTGCAGCAAAAGCCGCACTGCGAACGGAGCGAACATTCAACATAACAGATCAAAAGTTCAGAGgagcggttctaacggctacaaaaataCCAACGTATAGAATATTAAGGTTGACTACTTCATTTCGAACTATCACTTTTCATTTTTCGGGCCATTTCAGGCTTTCGGAAGGTGGTATTTTCTAAAGTGTTGATATGTCgtatgctggctttatttgcattcgtttggtgcgaatttgtgCACAACCTACTAAatttttctagatttgcactaaactgatgatttttaccttcgatttctgAATAGatctttagataatatttagagccactagaacggctgattttgtataatgttcttcatcgttttcaatttttcgatttcttttcctccgatgcaaacgaccagaagctgtaTGACGTAaacactcttgtttgaagcgaagctGGCATTGCGAAAAAACCGCAACACACCTGATCGCACTGCCGAGTGATTCgaaactgaaccaattttggttaagagctttctttttacgtgatttcctttgtagctttttcactaccaATTTAAAGAAATGTTATACagaattcatttctggcattcataagggttcgaaacatttttctcggacgaATTCCGTGCAACGAAAAGTACACGAAGCTaaccaaattattctagatttgcactaaactgatgatttttatctttGATAAGCAAAGAAAGTAACCCTCATAGTTCCTTaattaacatttagagccattagaacggctgattttcgaaaatgttttctaaagtttttcacttttcgTTCTCTCTTCCTCCAAtggaaacgaccagaagctggatgatgcaatcacttttatttgaagcgaaactcacactgcgaatgtccaacagcagatatgctcacagaaaaaCTAGTTGTggttttttctgcgtttaggcttgaggaacgaAACCTTttattcgccattgactgaagtaccagttgaataatgtcgggtgtagttccactgtcttggcgtagatggcagcctgcgcATTCGATGTGTCTTACCCACCTTACCTtatctaacagctatagtcctggggtgtcctttgctgtatcaagcatacgtctccacataactcggtccatggctgctcgtcactAGCCACTCAAGGTACGgatgctccctccacttgatcgatccaccttgctcgctgcgcttctcttcttcttgtaccagtcggattagattcaagaagcattttcactgggctgtcgtccgatatcattatgacatgcccagcccatcgtagacgtccgattttagctgtccgtacgatgggtggttctcctagcagctgttgcaattcgtgattcatacgccgtctccacgttccgtcttccatatgCACTCcgtcatagatggtcctcagtacctttcttttgaaaacactgaaggcgcgttggtcctcagtcaacatagtccaggtctcgtagccatagagaacaaccggtctaatgagcgttttgtagatggtcagttTCGTGCGGTGGAGtaattttctcgatcgaagggtttttctgaatccaaagtacgcacgattccctgccaaaatacgtctatgaatttctctgctggtgtcattatcggcggtcaccagtgagcccaaatacacgaactcgtcaaccacctcgatatcgtcaccgtctatcaatattcgtggtgggaggcgtattgtttcttctctagagcctcttcctctcaatgTGacacatttatggccagtccgatacgactagcttcagctttcattcCGATGTAggcttccgtcatcttctcaagattacgtgtcacaatatcaatatcgtcagcgaagtcaAAAAGTTTtaaggactttcggaagatcgtgccactcgtgccgATCCTCGCTCttagaatcacaccttccagggcaatattgagcaagatacaagagagtccattgccttgacgtagccctctctgagattcgaagggactcgagagcatcCCAgaaactcggacgtagcacaacACTATCCATCGTTACttcgaccaatcgcgtcagtttatccgggaaaccgtattcgtgtattatccatagctgttctcgatcgattgtgtcgtatgccgctttgagagcaatgaataagtgatgcgtgggtacgttgtattcactaCACTTCTGGAGTATTTGTCCTATCGCGAATAtctgatccgtagtggcgcggactccagtaaatcccgcttggtacggccctacgaattccttagctactggtgatagacgacggcaaaggatttgggagagtaccttgtaggcggcgttcagcaatgtgattgcgcggtaattgcaacaatctagcttatcaccCACGCGATGTGGTCTCCGTTCATGAATTAtcagactgaagctagcaaacgtacAAAAGGATCTATTTATCGATTttaatgtttcgtgtttggacctatttttgcctttctctatagaaaggtattagaattgcttgaaaaaccgactttcgaacggagcctcggagacccatagtgttatataccattcgactcagttcgtcgagatcggaaaatgtctgtgtgtgtatgtgtgtgcacttttcgaagatatttgaacgcgctcaattttctcagaggtggctgaaccgatttgaacaaacctgggctcgtttgaaagctactgttgggccattgatcaagttcgaagatcaaatggctgtgacttttggttccggagatatgattgtataagtgacgtaaccgacaaaaatcgtgctatttgaacgcgctcaattttctcagagatggctgaaccgattttaacaaacttgggctcgtttgaaagctactgtcggaccattgatcaagttcgaagatcaaatggctgtgagttttggttccggagatatgattgtataagtgacgtaaccgacaaaaagcgttgtatttgaacgcgctcaattttctcagagatggctgatccgattttaacaaacttgggctcgtttgaaagctactgtcgggccgttgatcaagttcgaagatcaaatggttgtgacttttggttccagatatatgatggtataagtgacgtaaccgacaaaacacgttgatttttaccgctcttatatacatatataagggtaccaaaattttgggatcaactctattttcgtaaagttctagtgctcaaaagtttaagcacctcgaaaaaagccttcatgcaaaatttgacccaaatcggacatgcttaaggggtgctgcccggtggtaaaggtttggcaattttcgatcttgaaaaagcaccataggggggagtacatgaaatttccaaaatcgaaaattttttttgatgccaaaactcttaaaactgcataaaacatcgaaatttagtgtcatctcaaaaaaatttttttttgaaaaaaatcaactttctgggacttcattttcatattttttctaagtcccataaagtcgattttttcaaaaaaatttttttttcgagatgacactaaatctcgacgtttcatgcaattctaagccttttggcatcaaaaattttttttcgatttcgaaaatttcatgtactcccccctatggtgatttttcaagatatatgaaaatttcactaagtggactaagaaggcttttttttttagattagcatcactgttctcatacaaataggcaacgcaaatgtcaagcactagtttggaaaaatgatgctgactgtgtgacataaacactgaagcatggttttgtgaactactcgaatcaatctgaatcaattggcgtctaaaattatttcataaatgtatgaaacatattttcatgagactgttatgaaag
This genomic window from Malaya genurostris strain Urasoe2022 chromosome 1, Malgen_1.1, whole genome shotgun sequence contains:
- the LOC131425317 gene encoding protein GPR107, with product MKSATSVAVWAALFILFTKCIDGRRHHLEVRDDVRRYIPLSTFGFYSGGILDVKVSDFRVVPGSEENVFGLSLDRTLSDAMNPYLDTHQENCILREPISSLRSGPIVFFIMDIKHEVVHLNCSNEWQNAHIYKDRKAIPALRLKRQSFAKVSDSKSMYMQRRKREDQAATVQTSVCHNNYLTLNCEKKDGFKICWFNFAVYVASKAEEGLYNLYFHSCPNYDLNNLYPLQFDVTIEENNSGNFLSAGEMPLPALYFMMSLLFFLSGLFWVFILKKSKHPVFKIHYLMAVLVFLKSLSLMFHAINYHFIETQGEHVEAWAILYYITHLLKGAVLFITIVLIGTGWTFIKQILADKDKKLFMIVIPLQVLANVAEIIIAESEEGDKEHSTWRDIFILVDLLCCGAILFPVVWSIRHLQEAAGTDGKAAINLRKLKLFRQFYIMIVCYIYFTRIIVYLLKITVAFQYAWLDEMFKEMATYVFFVLTGYKFRPVSQNPYFSVCTDEDDDDDEVEILTQTGLTEGISKVTNRSQPPTTMIHEMNEDDRETLISKREPSHEYD